In Clostridia bacterium, a genomic segment contains:
- the ftsZ gene encoding cell division protein FtsZ codes for MTNIDELAAPVCKIKVIGVGGGGGNAINRMKAVDIKSAEFISVNTDLQALRMSKADIVLQIGAKLTKGLGAGSDPEIGRKAAEESKDAIEEIIGDANLVFITAGMGGGTGTGAAPVIAEIAKRKGILTVGVVTKPFGFEGNVRMQNALKGIEALRKVVDTLLIVPNNKLLQVFPKGTPMVEAFKYADDVLRQGIQGVTDLIVVPSLINLDFADVATIMRDKGMAHMGIGEGNGENRTIDAVKKAVYSPLLDTTIDYSTGVLINVFGGMDITLDEVNEAVELVKEVADKNANIIFGAGLDASLNGKIVVTIIATGFDKGLPTSSYVPSGNAAGAYGTPPAKKSTLTPFGQSNAAAETFVSKINPDPNNEEIPLWIKKHFKK; via the coding sequence ATGACAAACATTGACGAATTAGCCGCCCCGGTTTGTAAAATCAAAGTTATAGGCGTTGGCGGTGGTGGTGGTAACGCAATAAATAGAATGAAAGCAGTTGATATAAAATCAGCTGAATTTATATCTGTTAACACTGATCTTCAAGCACTTAGAATGTCTAAGGCTGATATTGTGTTGCAAATTGGTGCAAAACTTACCAAAGGTTTGGGAGCAGGTTCTGATCCCGAAATTGGAAGAAAAGCAGCCGAAGAAAGCAAAGACGCAATAGAAGAAATAATTGGCGATGCTAACTTGGTGTTTATTACTGCGGGCATGGGCGGCGGTACCGGTACAGGTGCAGCACCCGTAATTGCAGAAATCGCTAAGCGAAAGGGTATATTGACTGTAGGCGTAGTTACCAAGCCTTTTGGATTTGAAGGAAATGTGCGTATGCAAAACGCGCTAAAAGGTATCGAAGCCTTGAGAAAAGTAGTTGATACCTTGCTTATAGTTCCTAACAACAAGCTTTTGCAGGTTTTCCCAAAAGGAACACCTATGGTAGAAGCATTTAAGTATGCAGATGATGTTTTAAGACAAGGTATTCAAGGTGTTACCGATCTAATTGTCGTTCCGTCATTGATTAACCTCGACTTTGCCGATGTAGCTACCATAATGAGAGACAAGGGTATGGCGCACATGGGTATCGGTGAAGGAAATGGCGAAAACCGTACCATAGACGCAGTAAAAAAAGCTGTTTACAGCCCGCTTTTGGATACAACTATTGACTATTCAACAGGCGTGCTTATCAATGTGTTTGGCGGCATGGATATAACTTTGGATGAAGTTAACGAGGCAGTCGAACTAGTAAAAGAAGTTGCAGATAAAAATGCCAATATCATATTTGGTGCTGGCTTGGATGCTAGCCTTAACGGCAAGATTGTAGTTACCATTATTGCAACAGGCTTTGACAAAGGCTTACCTACTTCTTCTTATGTTCCTTCAGGTAATGCTGCTGGAGCTTACGGCACACCTCCTGCTAAAAAATCTACTTTAACGCCTTTTGGACAATCCAATGCAGCAGCGGAAACCTTTGTTTCTAAAATAAATCCCGATCCTAACAATGAAGAAATTCCGCTTTGGATAAAAAAACACTTTAAGAAATAA